One part of the Alistipes onderdonkii genome encodes these proteins:
- a CDS encoding glycosyl hydrolase 115 family protein, with protein sequence MKHYILMLSALVAVSAGRAQVAVHEKSPKTKYAFTLASPRQTAAILYDASDAAVVKRAAELFAADVEAVTGRYPRVTSAAGETGPAVIVGTVGGSALIRRLAEAGKIDTAPLEGAWERYLIQTVANPLPGIRKALVIAGSDRRGAAYGLFTLSELIGVSPWYWWADVPVKKHAALHVDAPPTYSQTPSVRYRGIFLNDEDWGLTPWASQTFEPERGNIGPRTYAKVCELLLRLKANYLAPAMHPVSTSFNQIPENKLVADTFAIVMGSTHCEPLLLNTASEWDTKTMGPWNYDKNKEGINRVLTQRVRENSPYENVYTLALRGLHDGAMSTTLPMHEKVRMLQQALLDQRRILAENIDRPVETVPQAFTPYKEVLEIYSNGLELPDDITIVWPDDNYGYMKRLSGVREQRRTGRSGVYYHVSYLGVPHSYLWFSTTPPSLMYEELRKAYDTTADRLWLVNCGDLKGSEMQVSLFLDMAWDIGRFTADNVVTYPARWLAGIFGEAYYDRLEAMTREHLRLAFPRKPEYMGWGYHWNRFDHNCEQLTDTDFSFTNYDEAQRRLEAYRQLGARAEALLHEIGDEARPAFYQLVYYPLRGAELMNRMTLGGQRNRWYARQGRAATNAVRDEVQRCYDSLQVITRGYNSLLGGKWNHMMSMRQNYDGVSAYFNLPHLATHDAAGAPRLALQVAGEDVTGARAFHALPAFDNYLRRTYPVEIYNRGGGTLAWTAHASEPWVVLSKSAGKTADEERITVGIDWEKAPSGNAVPAQIVFRAGEQSEKVLVSLFNPTAPSRAELRGIYVENNGCVSIPAAGCHRVRESDRIKITAVEDLGIEGPALQLGDPTAPLQIFRSRDVPCAEYDFYAFDAGSVDVYTYVLPTFPLHADRDFRIGENTNTDTKYSVQIDDGALATPSSSHVEYSQVWFESVLRNCAVNKSTLHIDKPGRHTLRIRVGDPGIVLQKIVLDFGGMKRSYLGPQSTLIE encoded by the coding sequence ATGAAACACTATATCCTTATGCTGTCGGCCCTCGTGGCCGTATCCGCAGGCCGCGCACAGGTGGCCGTACACGAAAAAAGCCCGAAAACCAAATACGCCTTCACCCTCGCTTCGCCCCGCCAGACGGCCGCGATCCTCTACGACGCATCCGACGCCGCGGTGGTGAAACGCGCGGCGGAGCTCTTCGCCGCCGACGTGGAGGCCGTAACGGGCCGATACCCGCGGGTGACCTCCGCGGCCGGGGAAACAGGCCCGGCGGTAATCGTCGGGACGGTCGGAGGCAGCGCCCTCATCCGCAGGCTGGCCGAAGCGGGGAAGATCGACACCGCCCCGCTCGAAGGCGCCTGGGAACGTTACCTGATCCAGACCGTCGCCAATCCCCTGCCGGGCATCCGCAAAGCCCTCGTCATCGCGGGCAGCGACCGCCGCGGCGCGGCCTACGGGCTCTTCACGCTCTCGGAGCTGATCGGCGTATCCCCCTGGTACTGGTGGGCCGACGTCCCGGTGAAAAAACATGCGGCGCTCCATGTCGACGCCCCGCCGACCTACTCCCAGACGCCGTCGGTGCGCTACCGCGGCATCTTCCTCAACGACGAAGACTGGGGTCTGACGCCCTGGGCCTCGCAGACCTTCGAGCCCGAGCGCGGCAACATCGGCCCCAGAACCTACGCCAAGGTCTGCGAACTGCTGCTGCGCCTCAAGGCCAACTACCTCGCCCCGGCCATGCACCCCGTTTCCACCTCATTCAACCAAATCCCCGAAAACAAGCTCGTAGCCGACACGTTCGCCATCGTGATGGGATCGACCCACTGCGAACCGCTGCTGCTGAACACCGCCAGCGAATGGGATACCAAGACGATGGGGCCCTGGAACTACGACAAGAACAAGGAGGGTATCAACCGCGTGCTCACGCAGCGCGTGCGCGAGAACAGCCCCTACGAGAACGTCTATACGCTGGCGCTGCGCGGCCTGCACGACGGCGCCATGTCGACCACGCTGCCCATGCACGAAAAGGTGCGGATGCTCCAGCAGGCGCTGCTCGACCAGCGGCGAATCCTCGCCGAGAACATCGACCGACCGGTCGAGACCGTCCCGCAGGCGTTCACACCCTACAAGGAGGTACTGGAGATCTATTCCAACGGGCTGGAACTGCCCGACGACATCACGATCGTCTGGCCGGACGACAACTACGGCTACATGAAACGTCTGAGCGGCGTGCGCGAGCAGCGGCGCACGGGGCGCTCCGGGGTCTACTACCATGTCTCCTACCTGGGCGTACCGCACAGCTACCTCTGGTTCAGCACGACGCCCCCGTCGCTGATGTACGAAGAGCTGCGCAAGGCCTATGACACCACGGCCGACCGGCTGTGGCTGGTGAACTGCGGCGACCTGAAAGGCTCGGAGATGCAGGTTTCGCTCTTCCTCGACATGGCCTGGGACATCGGCCGCTTCACGGCCGACAACGTCGTGACCTACCCGGCACGCTGGCTGGCCGGCATCTTCGGCGAAGCGTACTACGACCGCCTCGAGGCGATGACCCGCGAACACCTGCGGCTGGCCTTCCCCCGCAAACCCGAATACATGGGCTGGGGCTACCACTGGAACCGCTTCGACCACAACTGCGAGCAGCTTACCGACACCGATTTCTCGTTCACCAACTACGACGAGGCACAGCGGCGGCTGGAGGCCTACCGGCAGCTCGGCGCCCGGGCCGAAGCCCTGTTGCACGAGATCGGCGACGAAGCCCGCCCGGCTTTCTACCAGCTGGTCTACTACCCCCTGCGCGGCGCCGAACTGATGAACCGCATGACACTCGGCGGCCAGCGCAACCGCTGGTACGCACGCCAGGGCCGCGCGGCGACCAATGCCGTGCGCGACGAGGTGCAGCGCTGCTACGACAGCCTGCAGGTCATCACCCGGGGGTACAACTCGCTGCTCGGCGGCAAATGGAACCACATGATGTCCATGCGCCAGAACTACGACGGCGTGAGCGCCTATTTCAACCTGCCGCACCTGGCAACGCACGATGCCGCAGGCGCTCCCCGGCTGGCATTGCAGGTCGCAGGCGAGGACGTCACGGGCGCCCGGGCCTTCCACGCCCTGCCTGCGTTCGACAACTACCTGCGCCGCACCTACCCCGTCGAGATATACAACCGGGGCGGCGGCACGCTCGCCTGGACGGCGCATGCCTCCGAACCCTGGGTCGTCCTGAGCAAATCCGCCGGAAAAACCGCCGACGAAGAGCGCATCACGGTGGGCATCGACTGGGAGAAAGCCCCCTCGGGGAACGCGGTGCCGGCCCAGATCGTCTTCCGCGCGGGTGAACAGTCCGAGAAGGTGCTCGTATCGCTCTTCAACCCCACCGCCCCGTCGCGCGCCGAGCTCCGCGGCATCTACGTCGAGAACAACGGCTGCGTCTCGATCCCCGCCGCAGGCTGCCACCGCGTCCGTGAAAGCGACCGAATCAAAATAACAGCCGTCGAAGACCTCGGCATCGAAGGCCCCGCGCTGCAGCTGGGCGACCCGACCGCCCCGCTCCAGATCTTCCGCAGCCGCGACGTCCCGTGCGCCGAATACGACTTCTACGCCTTCGATGCCGGTTCGGTCGATGTCTACACCTACGTGCTGCCGACCTTCCCGCTCCACGCTGACCGCGATTTCCGCATCGGCGAAAACACGAACACCGACACCAAGTACAGCGTCCAGATCGACGACGGGGCATTGGCCACCCCCTCCTCGTCGCACGTCGAATACTCGCAGGTGTGGTTCGAAAGCGTGCTGCGCAACTGCGCCGTCAACAAATCGACGCTCCACATCGACAAGCCGGGACGCCACACGCTGCGCATCCGCGTCGGCGACCCGGGCATCGTCCTACAAAAGATCGTCCTCGACTTCGGGGGCATGAAACGCTCTTACCTCGGCCCGCAATCGACCCTAATCGAATAA
- a CDS encoding glycoside hydrolase family 43 protein, protein MKYVTLLFACLAAYCAAAQNTASAAGRSGNPVFPGWYADPEGVVFGDTYWIYPTYSADYDEQTFMDAFSSKDLVHWQKHPRIVSNDEVKWVKRAMWAPAAVHANGKYYLFFAGNDIHEGETGGIGVAVADSPAGPFRDALGKPLIDSIVNGAQPIDQFVFRDDDGSYYMYYGGWGHCNMVRLSPDLLRIVPFDDGTLYKEVTPANYTEGPFMLRHRGKYYFMWSEGGWTGPDYCVAYAIADSPFGPFERIGKILEQDPAIARGAGHHSVIQVPGWDEWYIVYHRRPLDETAASSRETCIDRMYFDAEGHIVPVRMTREGVEARPIPAAGKAR, encoded by the coding sequence ATGAAATACGTAACTCTCCTTTTCGCATGCCTTGCGGCATACTGCGCCGCGGCGCAAAATACGGCCTCGGCAGCCGGCAGGAGCGGCAACCCCGTCTTCCCGGGCTGGTACGCCGACCCCGAAGGGGTGGTCTTCGGCGACACCTACTGGATCTACCCGACCTACTCGGCCGACTACGACGAGCAGACCTTCATGGACGCCTTCTCGTCGAAAGACCTCGTACACTGGCAGAAGCACCCCCGGATCGTCTCCAACGACGAGGTGAAGTGGGTGAAACGCGCCATGTGGGCGCCCGCGGCCGTTCATGCCAACGGCAAGTATTACCTTTTCTTCGCCGGCAACGACATCCACGAGGGTGAAACCGGCGGCATCGGCGTAGCCGTGGCCGACTCCCCGGCCGGGCCGTTCCGCGATGCGCTGGGCAAGCCGCTCATCGACAGCATCGTCAACGGGGCCCAGCCCATCGACCAGTTCGTCTTCCGCGACGACGACGGCAGCTACTACATGTACTACGGCGGCTGGGGGCACTGCAACATGGTACGCCTGTCGCCGGATCTGCTGCGTATCGTGCCCTTCGACGACGGCACCCTCTACAAGGAGGTCACCCCCGCGAATTACACCGAGGGGCCGTTCATGCTCAGGCACCGCGGAAAATATTACTTCATGTGGTCGGAAGGGGGCTGGACGGGCCCCGATTACTGCGTCGCCTACGCCATCGCCGACTCGCCCTTCGGGCCGTTCGAACGCATCGGCAAGATCCTCGAACAAGACCCGGCAATCGCCCGCGGTGCCGGGCACCACTCCGTCATACAGGTTCCGGGGTGGGACGAATGGTACATCGTCTACCACCGCCGCCCGCTGGACGAAACGGCAGCCAGCAGCCGTGAAACCTGCATCGACCGCATGTATTTCGATGCCGAGGGGCACATCGTCCCGGTCAGGATGACCCGCGAAGGCGTCGAAGCCCGCCCCATTCCCGCTGCCGGCAAGGCGCGGTAA
- a CDS encoding alpha/beta hydrolase has translation MTKKLILAAWALLLAAAVPAQQKEEFRLWPEAGKYAPERLGAGFDRDNAPYVTLYRPEGKKPAPAVVVCPGGAYGGLAIGHEGYQVAEWFAARGFAAVVLKYTMPHGNYDLPRRDVQQAIELVRANAAGWGVDPARVGVIGFSAGGHLASTAATHFTCDANRPDFAVLVYPVITMDERFTHAGSRRNLLGGAPAEGLVAAFSNELRVTSGTPPTFIAFSDDDDGVPPVNGTLFYNALKAASVPGEIHIYPTGGHGWGWNETFKYKDEFRNSLVRWLSERLGE, from the coding sequence ATGACAAAGAAACTGATTTTGGCGGCGTGGGCGCTGCTGCTCGCCGCAGCTGTCCCTGCACAGCAGAAGGAGGAGTTCAGGTTATGGCCCGAGGCCGGGAAGTATGCCCCGGAGCGGCTCGGTGCCGGATTCGACCGCGACAACGCCCCCTATGTCACGTTGTACCGCCCCGAAGGGAAGAAGCCGGCGCCGGCCGTGGTGGTCTGCCCGGGCGGTGCCTACGGCGGCCTGGCTATCGGCCATGAGGGCTATCAGGTGGCGGAGTGGTTCGCGGCGCGCGGGTTTGCCGCCGTCGTGCTGAAATACACCATGCCCCACGGCAACTACGACCTGCCCCGCCGGGACGTGCAGCAGGCGATCGAGCTGGTGCGTGCGAATGCGGCCGGGTGGGGCGTAGACCCCGCGCGGGTCGGCGTCATCGGCTTTTCGGCCGGGGGACACCTGGCCTCGACGGCTGCGACGCACTTCACCTGCGATGCGAACCGTCCCGATTTCGCCGTCCTGGTCTACCCGGTCATTACGATGGACGAACGTTTTACGCATGCAGGGTCGCGGAGGAACCTGCTGGGCGGAGCGCCGGCCGAGGGACTCGTTGCGGCGTTCAGCAACGAACTGCGCGTGACCAGCGGGACTCCGCCGACGTTCATCGCCTTCAGCGATGACGACGACGGGGTGCCCCCGGTCAACGGCACGTTGTTCTACAATGCGCTCAAAGCCGCCTCGGTGCCGGGCGAGATCCATATTTATCCGACGGGCGGGCACGGCTGGGGCTGGAACGAGACCTTTAAATACAAGGACGAGTTCCGAAACTCGCTCGTGCGCTGGCTCTCCGAGCGGCTGGGCGAATGA
- a CDS encoding nucleoside deaminase produces the protein MSREELMRIAIRLSEENVAAGGGPFGAVIARDGRVVATGANRVTPDCDPTAHAEVSAIRAAAKKLGTFDLSGCEIYTSCEPCPMCLGAIYWARLDRMYYGNDKHDAARIGFDDAFIYRELSLKPADRKLKSAVLLPEEAIAAFETWEAKSDKVEY, from the coding sequence CTGAGCAGAGAGGAGCTGATGAGGATAGCCATCCGGCTTTCCGAAGAGAACGTAGCGGCCGGCGGAGGCCCCTTCGGCGCAGTCATCGCCCGGGACGGCAGGGTCGTCGCCACCGGTGCCAACCGGGTCACGCCCGACTGCGACCCCACGGCACACGCCGAGGTGAGCGCCATCCGCGCCGCAGCAAAGAAACTGGGCACGTTCGACCTGAGCGGCTGCGAAATCTACACCTCTTGCGAACCGTGCCCGATGTGCCTCGGGGCGATCTATTGGGCGCGGCTGGATCGGATGTACTACGGCAACGACAAGCACGATGCCGCCAGGATCGGATTCGACGATGCGTTCATCTACCGGGAACTCTCGCTCAAACCCGCCGACCGGAAACTGAAATCGGCCGTCCTGCTGCCCGAAGAGGCGATCGCAGCCTTCGAAACCTGGGAAGCCAAGTCCGACAAGGTCGAATACTGA
- a CDS encoding porin family protein, translated as MKKVLLLLLVILVAVPVSAQKKFTFGPRVGFTVADLHADDDEKNDEISGVRTGLVVGAFAEYRAVKWLAVSADVLFAQKGAENEFSIKTSELDQTTKNNFKLNYIDVPVLANFYVTKGLALKAGIQPSFLVSAKNKISATLDGGSYKETADLKDELNSVDFSIPVGISYTFKMGLVLDLRYHIGCTDLLKDGDYKLTNRVATLTVGWKF; from the coding sequence ATGAAAAAAGTACTCCTTCTTTTGCTCGTCATCCTCGTTGCCGTGCCGGTGTCGGCGCAGAAAAAGTTTACGTTCGGGCCCAGGGTCGGTTTTACCGTCGCAGACCTTCATGCCGACGATGACGAAAAGAACGATGAGATATCCGGAGTGAGAACCGGACTGGTGGTCGGTGCTTTTGCCGAGTACCGCGCCGTGAAATGGCTGGCCGTTTCGGCCGACGTGCTGTTCGCGCAGAAAGGCGCCGAGAACGAGTTCAGCATCAAGACCTCGGAGTTAGACCAGACGACCAAGAACAATTTCAAGCTGAACTATATCGACGTGCCCGTGTTGGCCAACTTCTATGTGACGAAGGGCCTTGCGCTCAAGGCCGGCATTCAGCCGTCGTTCCTGGTAAGCGCGAAGAACAAAATATCCGCAACGCTCGACGGCGGGTCTTATAAGGAGACGGCAGACCTGAAGGATGAACTCAATTCCGTCGATTTCTCAATTCCCGTGGGTATCTCCTATACATTCAAGATGGGCCTCGTGCTGGATCTGCGCTACCATATCGGCTGTACCGACCTGCTCAAGGACGGGGACTATAAGCTGACGAACCGGGTGGCTACGCTGACCGTAGGCTGGAAATTCTGA
- a CDS encoding glycoside hydrolase family 130 protein: MRYAHNPILSPEDLCPSQPSMQIECLLNPGVFRYDGKVWMLVRVAERPAQAEGEISFPVLDAQNRVTVMRVPAASPELDLSDPRVINYKGEDFLTTMSHLRLVSSTDGIRFREEAGYPPLTGSDRYEAYGIEDCRVTQIGTQYYLTYTAVSANGVAVRMRSTSDWRRFTDYGLVLPPHNKDCTLFDEKVGDLYYMLHRPSSPEIGGNYIWIAQSPDLRHWGNHRCVARTRKGMWDSARIGAGCAPIRTGEGWLMIYHGADASHRYCLGAMLLDAADPSKVLARSRTPVMEPEEPYELEGFFGNVIFTNGHLVDGDRIALYYGASDKVICRADLSVGEILENLRKDL; this comes from the coding sequence ATGCGCTACGCACATAACCCGATCCTGAGCCCCGAAGATTTGTGTCCGAGCCAACCCTCGATGCAGATCGAATGCCTGCTGAATCCTGGTGTATTCCGTTACGACGGGAAGGTCTGGATGCTGGTCAGGGTCGCCGAACGCCCTGCACAGGCCGAAGGGGAGATCAGCTTCCCGGTGCTCGACGCGCAGAACCGCGTGACGGTGATGCGTGTCCCGGCCGCCTCCCCCGAACTCGACCTCTCGGATCCGAGGGTCATCAATTACAAGGGCGAGGATTTCCTCACGACGATGTCCCACCTGCGGCTTGTGAGCAGCACCGACGGCATCCGTTTCCGCGAGGAGGCGGGGTATCCGCCGCTGACGGGCAGCGACCGTTACGAAGCGTACGGGATCGAAGACTGCCGCGTCACGCAGATCGGCACGCAGTATTACCTGACTTATACGGCCGTCTCGGCCAATGGCGTGGCGGTGCGGATGCGCAGCACGTCGGACTGGCGCCGTTTCACCGATTACGGGCTGGTGCTGCCGCCGCACAATAAGGACTGCACGCTCTTCGACGAGAAGGTCGGTGACCTATATTATATGCTGCACCGCCCGAGCAGCCCCGAGATCGGCGGGAATTATATCTGGATCGCCCAGAGCCCCGACCTCCGCCACTGGGGAAACCACAGGTGTGTGGCCCGTACCCGCAAGGGGATGTGGGACAGCGCCCGCATAGGTGCCGGGTGTGCCCCGATCCGTACAGGCGAAGGGTGGCTGATGATCTACCACGGCGCAGACGCTTCGCACCGTTATTGCCTGGGTGCGATGCTGCTCGACGCCGCCGACCCGTCGAAGGTGCTGGCGCGCAGCCGCACGCCCGTCATGGAGCCTGAGGAACCCTACGAACTGGAAGGCTTCTTCGGGAATGTCATCTTCACCAACGGCCACCTGGTCGATGGCGACCGCATCGCCCTGTACTACGGGGCTTCGGACAAGGTGATCTGCCGGGCCGACCTCTCCGTAGGCGAAATCCTGGAAAACCTGCGCAAAGACTTATAA
- a CDS encoding helix-turn-helix transcriptional regulator — MVCLPFRRLFLFAGLLLFASGSRAAAEEELPDSLLTEDYLYEYTFTDFGKARRIIERMRERKILEPYRLDIAEGDLYFNTGRHHQGLRYYRRAFESDVVRKSDAEYMDVLHRMISSYDCLHDEERQAECTELLLRKARACNDTAMESVALFNMGKMLCYQEDKERGYGLIRDAIALMEGADYKYKYDNLRYDYNTLLILLQRDGRLEEAVGVLDDLERVIGSSSEGVPSIGGLYEKEHKTLMAQRAVLYGQLKRYDEAERAYQEWVRIGGAYTKDDYLVIPYLMGQRRYDEAIRLCEPRERFLIEHGDTINYHMMSVKRTLGRAYEARGDFKRAAAYFEGLAVLTDSLKRREQLSAAMDLAIANDVHEKEQQLQATAARLRIHSILLVSALAIVLLLAVLLWRNRYYMYTIRRKNMAMVDTVAGLLAYKERLLHVGGQTEEGTGCVPAPVTGDSGAVDGSDGDDRKAMRLFEQLDRKINEQRLFLNPGLSREDLMRLINISKNQIAQVIQAGAGTNLAGYLNGLRMEYAARLLIRYPEYTVNAIAQEAGIPNLSSFHRLFKNRYGMTPSEFRKAQCG, encoded by the coding sequence ATGGTCTGTTTGCCGTTCAGAAGGCTGTTCCTGTTTGCCGGCCTCCTGCTCTTTGCGTCGGGTTCCCGTGCGGCTGCGGAGGAGGAGCTGCCGGACAGCCTGCTCACCGAAGATTATCTCTACGAATATACTTTTACGGATTTCGGCAAGGCCCGGCGCATTATCGAACGGATGCGCGAGCGGAAAATACTCGAACCCTACCGGCTGGATATTGCCGAAGGCGACCTCTATTTCAATACGGGGCGCCACCACCAGGGGCTCCGTTATTACAGGCGTGCGTTCGAAAGCGATGTGGTGCGGAAAAGCGATGCGGAATACATGGACGTCCTGCACCGGATGATCTCCTCCTACGATTGCCTCCACGACGAGGAGCGGCAGGCGGAGTGTACCGAGCTGCTGCTCCGAAAGGCCCGCGCCTGCAACGATACGGCGATGGAGTCGGTCGCACTGTTCAACATGGGCAAAATGCTCTGTTATCAGGAGGATAAGGAGCGGGGCTACGGGCTGATCCGGGATGCTATCGCCCTGATGGAAGGGGCGGATTACAAATACAAGTACGACAACCTGCGTTACGATTACAATACGCTGCTGATCCTGTTGCAGCGCGACGGCCGTTTGGAAGAGGCCGTGGGGGTGTTGGACGACCTCGAACGGGTCATCGGGAGCTCTTCGGAGGGGGTACCCTCGATTGGCGGCCTGTACGAGAAGGAGCATAAGACCCTGATGGCACAGCGTGCCGTGCTGTACGGCCAGCTGAAGCGTTACGATGAAGCGGAACGGGCCTATCAGGAGTGGGTGCGCATCGGCGGTGCCTACACCAAGGACGACTACCTGGTCATTCCCTACCTGATGGGGCAGCGGCGTTACGACGAGGCCATCCGGCTCTGCGAGCCGCGCGAGCGCTTCCTGATCGAGCACGGGGACACGATCAATTACCACATGATGTCCGTAAAGCGGACATTGGGGCGGGCATATGAGGCGCGCGGCGATTTCAAACGTGCTGCGGCCTATTTCGAAGGGCTGGCCGTGTTGACCGACAGCCTCAAGCGCCGCGAGCAGCTGAGTGCTGCGATGGATCTGGCCATTGCCAACGACGTGCATGAAAAGGAGCAGCAGTTGCAGGCCACGGCCGCGCGGCTCCGCATCCACAGCATCCTGCTCGTATCGGCGCTGGCCATCGTGCTCCTGTTGGCGGTGCTGTTGTGGCGCAACCGCTATTACATGTATACGATCCGCCGCAAGAACATGGCGATGGTGGATACCGTGGCGGGACTGCTCGCCTATAAGGAACGCCTGCTGCATGTCGGAGGGCAGACGGAAGAGGGGACTGGCTGCGTTCCCGCCCCTGTGACGGGGGATTCCGGTGCGGTCGACGGTTCGGACGGGGACGACCGGAAGGCGATGAGGCTTTTCGAACAGCTCGACCGGAAGATCAACGAGCAACGGCTTTTCCTGAATCCCGGACTGTCGCGCGAAGACCTGATGCGGCTGATAAACATTTCGAAAAACCAGATCGCACAGGTTATCCAGGCCGGTGCGGGCACCAACCTGGCGGGTTATCTCAACGGGCTGAGGATGGAGTATGCCGCACGCCTGCTGATCCGCTATCCCGAATACACGGTCAATGCCATCGCACAGGAGGCGGGGATTCCCAACCTCTCGTCGTTTCACCGCCTGTTCAAGAACCGGTACGGCATGACGCCTTCGGAGTTCCGCAAGGCGCAGTGCGGCTGA
- a CDS encoding alpha-galactosidase yields the protein MNKLFASVLLCAALLGSGILRADNIVISNRKSSILITAQKGESPRIQYFGPRLANPGDVFDSGSAFNDPVYPQFGVQCSRETAIQATHNDGNMSLELVVESVTRENRDGGQVTAIATRDKFYPFYVTIYYKTYPDCEVIETWTEIRHLEKKPVTLYRFASAFLPVRRGDNWLSHFHGPWGAEAYLYEEALRDGMRVIKDKDGVRNTQNSCPSFMLTLDGRPDEQHGMVIGGTLAWSGNYRIAIDNDNAHTTRIFAGINEDQSQYILEPKEVFTTPVFAFTFSDEGKGGVSRNFHRWARLHRLNHGGEQRSILLNSWEGVSMNVNQEVMDQMMADFAAMGGEMFVMDDGWFGDKYPRNNGTSSLGDWVVCKEKLPEGIEGLTASAREKGLKFGIWIEPEMTNSKSELFEKHPEWVIQQPHREMHKGRGGTQLVLDLSNPEVQEFVFGVVDKLMTAHPEIAYIKWDANMTLFNYGSTYLPRDKQSHLYIAYHRGLENILKRIHAKYPGLVMQACASGGGRINYGLLPYYDEFWTSDNTDALQRIFIQWGVSNFFPAVAMASHVSVDTNYQTGRKTPLKLRFDVAMSGRMGMELQPAHMTDEDKAFARRAIADYKLIRPVVQQGDLYRLISPFDKTGYASLMYVSPEKDHAAYFVYKLEQYHNMPRPAFRMAGLDPQKRYLVRELSLDGKPIPQDGKTFTGAFLMETGLDFEVGGEHASHVLELKAAE from the coding sequence ATGAACAAACTCTTTGCAAGTGTGCTGCTATGCGCCGCGTTATTGGGTTCCGGGATTCTCCGGGCTGATAACATCGTTATTTCCAACAGGAAAAGCTCTATCCTGATCACGGCCCAAAAGGGTGAATCGCCCCGGATACAGTACTTCGGCCCCCGGCTGGCGAATCCCGGCGACGTATTCGACAGCGGGAGCGCCTTCAACGACCCGGTATACCCCCAGTTCGGCGTCCAGTGCTCGCGTGAAACAGCCATTCAGGCAACCCACAACGACGGCAACATGTCGCTCGAACTGGTCGTGGAGTCGGTCACCAGGGAGAACCGCGACGGCGGCCAGGTCACGGCGATCGCGACCCGAGACAAATTCTACCCGTTCTATGTCACCATCTACTACAAGACCTATCCCGACTGCGAGGTGATCGAGACCTGGACGGAGATCCGCCACCTGGAAAAGAAACCCGTCACGCTCTACCGTTTCGCGTCGGCCTTCCTGCCCGTGCGCCGCGGCGACAACTGGCTCTCGCACTTCCACGGCCCCTGGGGCGCCGAGGCATACCTCTACGAGGAGGCGCTGAGAGACGGCATGAGGGTCATCAAGGACAAGGACGGCGTACGCAATACGCAGAACAGCTGCCCGTCGTTCATGCTCACGCTCGACGGGCGCCCCGACGAACAGCACGGCATGGTCATCGGCGGCACGCTGGCATGGAGCGGCAACTACCGTATCGCCATCGACAACGACAATGCCCACACCACACGCATCTTCGCCGGCATCAACGAAGACCAGTCGCAATACATCCTCGAACCGAAAGAGGTCTTTACGACCCCCGTATTCGCCTTCACCTTCAGCGACGAGGGCAAGGGCGGCGTCAGCCGCAACTTCCACCGCTGGGCGCGGCTGCACCGGCTCAACCACGGCGGCGAGCAGCGCAGCATCCTGCTCAACAGCTGGGAAGGCGTCTCGATGAACGTCAACCAGGAGGTGATGGATCAGATGATGGCCGACTTCGCCGCCATGGGCGGGGAGATGTTCGTGATGGACGACGGCTGGTTCGGCGACAAATACCCGCGCAACAACGGCACATCGAGCCTCGGCGACTGGGTGGTCTGCAAGGAGAAACTCCCCGAGGGCATCGAGGGGCTGACGGCCTCGGCCAGGGAGAAAGGGCTCAAGTTCGGCATCTGGATCGAACCCGAGATGACCAACTCGAAGAGCGAGCTTTTCGAGAAGCACCCCGAATGGGTGATCCAGCAGCCCCACCGCGAGATGCACAAGGGTCGCGGAGGCACCCAGCTCGTGCTCGACCTGTCGAACCCCGAAGTGCAGGAATTCGTGTTCGGCGTCGTGGACAAGCTGATGACGGCGCACCCCGAAATCGCCTACATCAAGTGGGACGCCAACATGACGCTGTTCAACTACGGGTCGACCTACCTGCCCCGCGACAAACAGTCGCACCTCTACATCGCCTACCACCGCGGCCTGGAAAACATCCTCAAGCGCATCCACGCCAAATATCCCGGCCTGGTGATGCAGGCCTGCGCCAGCGGCGGCGGCCGTATCAACTACGGGCTGCTGCCTTACTACGACGAATTCTGGACGAGCGACAACACCGACGCCCTGCAACGCATCTTCATCCAGTGGGGCGTTTCGAACTTCTTCCCCGCCGTGGCGATGGCCTCGCACGTGAGCGTGGACACCAACTACCAGACCGGCCGCAAGACGCCCCTCAAGCTGCGTTTCGACGTGGCGATGAGCGGACGCATGGGCATGGAGCTCCAGCCCGCACACATGACCGACGAGGACAAGGCCTTCGCCCGACGCGCCATCGCCGACTACAAGCTGATCCGCCCCGTCGTGCAGCAGGGCGACCTCTACCGCTTGATCTCGCCCTTCGACAAGACCGGGTACGCATCGCTGATGTACGTCTCGCCCGAAAAAGACCACGCGGCCTATTTCGTCTACAAGCTGGAACAGTACCACAACATGCCCCGGCCGGCGTTCCGGATGGCCGGGCTCGACCCGCAGAAGAGATACCTCGTCAGGGAGCTCAGCCTCGACGGCAAGCCCATTCCCCAGGACGGCAAGACCTTCACCGGGGCGTTCCTGATGGAGACCGGCCTCGACTTCGAGGTGGGCGGCGAACATGCCAGCCACGTACTTGAACTCAAGGCGGCGGAGTAA